From the Winogradskyella forsetii genome, the window CTGAATGAACCTTTGCCTGTATTAAAAAACATACGGGAATCTCCTGATGAAGTTCCAGTATCGTCAAGTTGGGTGCTGCCGAAAACGAAATCATCTGTTGTATTTTCGGCAAAAGTTACATCACCTTCTCTTTTAAATGTTTGGTTTTTTTACGTTCTCTGCATAAAGTGCGTAAGGCACTGCATTAAATGGTATGTCATCAAAATAGACGAAACTGCTATCTAACTCCAAGTCGATACCAACTCTCAATATATAGTCGTCCTCTCCCCAATCTATGGTCGTGAAATTCTGAAATTGCCCTGGTATCCCTTGTCCTATAGTAAGAATTACTAAACCATTGGCATCTGTGGTTGTAAGGTGGTCTTCATTGTATTCTAAACCACCTCCACTTTTTAGAATAAAAAAACGGACTTCGATATCTTGGTTGGCAACAACATTTCCATTATCATCTTTAATAACCGCCTTATAGTTGATGCCTTGTTGCGCAAAACTTGAAATCGATATCAAAAAAATCGCAAGTATTGTAATAAGTACATTACTCATCTCTGAAAATTTGTTTTGGTAGTTGAGAATCTGTGATTTCATAATTTTATTTTTTAATGGGTTGATTTTGATTCTAAAAGATTTAAACGTCCTACCAATGCTTCGATAGATTTATCTTGGATAACATCTTTTTCTTTTAGTAATGAATTGTCAATTGATAATGCTTCGATTTGCTTGTTTTGACCTTCAATAATGGCTTGTTGCTCTTGCATTGCTTTTATTAATACAGGAATCAGCTCTGTATAAGATAAAGCCAGTAAATCTGAATCTTTAACATAGTGCGTAATACTCGGAAAAATATCCTTAACTTCCTGTGAGATAAGACCCAAGTTGCGCTTGGTATCGGTTTGGTCTTTCATGAGGTAGCTTACCGGGTTGAGTTGCATGACCTTATTGAGCGTGCCGTTTTCTAAAGCTGTGATATCTTTTTTTACACGCCTGTCTGAGGCTTGGACATACGCACCACTATTTGAATTCCATGAGCCTTTAAAAATTCCATCTTTATAAAGGTTGAGGTAAGTTGCTGTATAGAATTGCCAAGAGTGATTAGTATCAGAATTACGAATACTAAAAGCATTTCTTAAATTTGATATTGGTGCACCATTTTTATGAGTTACTTCCAATAGGCTTTCAGGATTATCTCCTCCAACACTTGTGTTTCCGTTTTTTAATATAGTTAAGGCGTTATTTGTTGTACTGGGACTTTGTCCATTTCCAATAACAAAAAGACGATCGTCCTCATTCCAATTTGAAGTATTACTAGGGACATAACTTGTATTGTATGAGCCTATAGCTATTTCGGCATAGGATTGGGCGGTTGTCTTAATTCCCATTGCTGTTGAATTTGTTCCAGAAGCATTCGTATTGTCTCCCATAGCAGTCGAAGAACTTCCAGAAGCTAATGTGTAACTTCCAAGTGCTATTGAGCCTCCTCCAGAAGCGCTTGCACCAGATCCTATTGCAATTGAATTAGTGTCTGAAGCATTTGCAAAATTTCCAATAGCCACAGAATTATACTCAGAAGCCCTTGTATTATACCCTATTGCTGTAGAATAAAGACCTGTTGCACCTCTTTCTTCTGCTGCGTTTCTATCTGAATAACTTAAGTCTATGGCGCCACTTCCTATAGATCCATAGTTGGTTGGGTTTCTATCAACCAAACGCCATCCAGTATTCCCACTTTCTGTTATTTTTTCTAGACCTGTTACGTTATAAGCAGTTTCAGCTACTTCTGCTCTATAAGCGGCATGTGCATACGAAGCGTAAGGTACTTTGTGAAATGGTTGTGGATCTAAGGACACGTAAGAACCATCGTTCTCAATATCAATATCGACTTGTAATAGGTAAAGATCAACTCCCCAATCCAATCCGTAAAACAACCCACTTTCTATTGTACCTTCTCCAATAACAAGGACTATAATACCATTAGAGGTAGTTGTTATATTATGGGTTTCTCGATACATAATATTAGCTGGTACAGTACGATCAAGTATACTAAACCTAACGCTAATTGGTTGTTCACTAACTACATTACCGTTGCTATTCTTTATAACGGCTTTATAATTAATGCCGACTCCTATAGCTTGTGAATAGCTAGAAATTGCAATAAAAAGGGCGAAGACTAATGTGATTATCTCTTTTTTCATATTTTCATTTTTTAATTGTTTGATTTTGATTCTAAAAGATTTAAACGCACTACTAAATCTTCTATGGATTGATCTTGAATAACATCTTTCGCTTTTTGCGCTTCGATAATAACCTGTTGCTCTTGCAATGCTTTTATAAGAATGGGAATGAGTTCTGTATAAGACAAGGTGATTAAGTCTGACTCTTCCACATAAGTTGTAATACTTGGAAAGATGTCTTGGACTTCTTGCGATATCAAACCCAAATTACGCTTGGTGTCTTTTTGGTCTTTCATGATATAACTCACAGGATTGAGTTGCATCACTTTGTTGAGTGTGCCGTTTTCTATGGCTGTGATGTCCTTTTTTGTCCGTCTGTCTGAGATGGATGAATAATTACCTGTTGATTCACTAAAAAACCCGCGGTAATCTCCGTTTCTGTATAACGATAAACTACCATTTGGCCGCGTTTCAAGTCGCCATGAGGAAGTAGCTTCAAATGAATTTTGAATGATCAATGCACCTCCTGTAATGACTTTTCCATTTTTTAATACGATTAAGGCATCACTCCTATCAGGATCACCAGTAATTAATGGACCTCTTCCATTACCAACAACGAATAGACGATCATCACCATCCCAACTTGTTGTGCTGTTTGGTGTATAGCTAGTGTTATAGCTGCCTAAAGTAGTTTCAGCAAAAGAACTCGCAGTTGTTCTGTTCCCCATTGCTGTAGAATTATTACCAGAAGCGTTTGTCGAATTACCAGTAGCAGTAGAATTAAGTCCTAAAGCTAATGTTCCAAAGCCCATTGCTATGGAACTTAAACCAATAGCTTTAGTCTCTCTTCCCATTGCTACAGAAAAATTTCCTTTCGCTCCAAATCTTTCAGTTCCATTACCATCAACCAAACTTAAATCAACTGCATTATAACCAATAGGTTCGTAACGGTTTTGATCTCTATCAATTAAACGAAAACCCGTATTACTATTTTGTGTTATTTGCTCTAAGCCAGAAGGCGAATTTATTGTGGGTTGGTTTGATAAATCATTATAATCGCCACTAAAAATATTAGCGGCGGTTTCTGCATGTTTAGCATAAGGTACAGCCATAAACTCAGTGGCATCAAACTCTATAGTTCCTCCACTATACGTAATTGTTGTTTGTAAAAAATGTAGGTCTGTACTCCAATCTATATCTGCAAATACACCTACCGTTGGAGAATTATCTGTACCAATATTTAGCACAATCAATCCATTACTATCTGTTGTGTAATTATGATCTTCTTGATATACAATAGTGCCAGTTGCTGCATTTGCGTGTACTGTAAATTGAACAGTCATATATGTGCTAGAAAGTACATTACCACTACTATCCTTAATTAAAGCTTTGTAGTTAATGCCCTGTTGCGCAAAACTTGAGATTGAAATTAAAAGTGCAACGACGAGTGTGATTAGAGTCTTCATATTCTATTTTTTAAATGTGGTTTTCTTAATGACCTTATTTTTGTACATGATTTTTAGAACATACTTACCAGGCTGTAAATAGTTAACATTGAGATGGATTTCTTTGGTGGGAATATGATCGATCTCAGCTTGATAGGCTGTACGTTTTTTTTTCATACCATACAAATCTATAGGTAAGACAACGAGAACGCTATGAAGCATGTAACAGAAGTTATGACTATTGTAACATGCTAGTATTTATGGGAAGTACGTGCAGTAAATGCTACATCCAAAATTGTAAAAAGGTAATTTAAACCGCCTAAAAAGTGAGGTGATATAGATATACGGTACTGGGGAATTTTAAAGATTAACTCCGTTTTGCAAACTCAGTTGGTGTGCAATTATAAACTTCTTTAAAACATTTGGTAAAATAAGAATGGTCATTAAATCCGACAGAATAGCCCACTCCAGATATGTTAATTTCGGAGGACTTTAATAATTGTGCGGCCAGCTTTAGTCGTTGGGAACGAATAAATTCTGAAGCTGTAAGTCCGGTTAAGGCTTTTAGTTTTCTGTGCAGTTGCATACGGCTCATACCAACAGCTTCTGAAAATTCCAAAACATTAAAAGAAGGCTCTATTAGTTTTTTCTCTAAAATTGTCTCCACTTTTTTAAGAAATTTTTCGTCTAAATTGGTAATGGCAATATCACTAGGTATTAATACCAATTCTTGACTGTAGCGCAATTGCAGTTGTCTCCTGGACGCAATGAGCTTTTCAACTTTTAGAATTAATAATTTTTTATCGAAAGGTTTGGTGATATAATCGTCCGCACCTGTCTCAATACCCTTAAACTGACTTTCTACTCCTGCTTTTGCGGTCAATAATATAATAGGTATATGTGCCGTACGCTCATCGTTCTTTAAATCTTCCGTCAATGCCATACCATCTTTTTCTGGCATCATATTATCTGAAATAATCAAATCAGGAATGTGCTCTAATGCTTGTTCTACTCCTATACTGCCATTAGATGCGGTGATAACATTGTAGTTATCTTCAAACGCTTGTTTCAGTAGATCTCGTAAATCATCATTATCTTCAACAATTAATAACATTGGTAATTCACTGTCTATTAAATTTTCATCTTCTTCATTAGAAGTGTTTGAATAAAAAGGTATTCCGTTTTCACTTTTAGTATTCGACGTAACTATTATAGCACTATTTTTAAAGTTGTTTTTATCAATGGATATATTAATTTGAAATATGGTCTCTTCATTTGGCACACTTTGTACTTCAATATTTCCTTTATGTAATGCAACCAATTCTTTAACTAAAGACAGACCAATACCAGACCCTTGGTTTTGCTCATTGGTTTGGTAAAATCGTTCGAAGATGTTGTTCAATTCGTAAGGTGTTAAGCCTTTTCCTGAATTCTTGACGTTAAAAAATAGTTTGTTGTTTTCTATATATGCTTTACATGAAACGGTGCCATGTTCTGGTGTATATTTTAAAGCATTGGAAAGCAAGTTGATCGTTATTTTTTCTATTGCACGTTTATCGAACCAAACAGCCTCTTTTGCTTGTGGAATATCAATCTGATAAGTTATGTTTTTTTGCTGTGCATGATAGTTAAACGATTCGCTTAGAGCCGAGATAAGTTGAAGTACATTGCCTTCTTGTAATTGCAATTTTAAGTGCCCTTCATCAATTTTTGAAAGTTCCAACAACTGATTGACAAGTTCTATAAGGCGTTCAGAATTTTGTTTGGCAACCGTAAATTGCTGACGTTTTTTATCTGATATTGAATCCTCTGCCAAAAGTTCATCAATAGGACTGGATATTAAGGTCAATGGTGTCCGGAACTCATGAGATATATTGGTAAAGAAGTTTGATTTTAAGGCATCTAACTCTGTTAATTTGGTATTTGTTTTTTGGCGGTTACGATATAGAAAAAATAGAAATAATCCAGCAATGGTGGTTAACGCAATAGCACTTAAAAGTATATTTTTTTGGTTCGTTTTCTGTTGTTCTACAATCTCTTTTTGAGATTTTAGCAAATTGATTTCTTGTTCTTTTTTTTCGGTTTGGTATTTGGTTTCAAGCTCAGATACATTTTCCCTATTAAACTCTGTTTGAATGGCATTAAGATATTGCCTTGCCTTTTCTGATGCTTCAAACGCTTTTTTATAGTTTCCGAGGTTGTAATAAACGCTGGCATAAATTTCTTGAATCTTGTATTTATGTTCTTCTCGAACAAAATAAGCATTCTCCATTAAAGCCTGTGATGTGTTGAGATGTATTAATGCTGTTTTGGGATTGTTGTTATTATTGTAAAACTCAGCGATTTTATAATTAGAAATCGCTTGTCTTAGAGTGTCTGTAGTTTTATTAATAGCGATTAATTCCTGTTTATAATAATACATTGCAGAATCCTTTTGCTGTTCGCTTTCATATAAATTTGCTAATCCGTTATAGATTAAAGATTTTCTGAGATCGTTCCCAGTAAAATTTGAATCCACATAACCTGTATTTGAAAGTGCTTTTTTATAATTGCCAATGGCCTCTTGAGGTTCTTTTCTTTGCACATGCACATAGGCTTTTTTTTCATACAAAATCGCAGCTGGCACATTGAGATAATAAGCATTATAAAATTTAAGGCTGTCCTCACCAACCTTTAAACCATCATTTACCAATTGAAGTCCGTCTTTGATATGTTTATTCATTTGAGGGAAAAAACTCGTATCATTTGCTGTTTGCGAATCATACAGCACATTGATAATATTCACTTTATTCATCGCGGCTAGAAATATATCATCATTTCTAACTTCTAGGAGAGAATCTAGCTTCAAATAATGTACTAATGCACTTTCATCTTTAGTTCTGTGGTAATACAGTGCACCTCGCGCAAAATAAATACCTTCTAAACTTTTCCAGTGCTTATTCTTAATGGCAAGAGATTCAGATTCTTTTAAATAATACAGTCCTTTTTCTAAATCAGGCTCAAAAGCACTCAATAGACTTACAATTTCTACTTGTAAAGAATCTTCTTTGAGTTCTTTAGCCAAATTGTAACCAATTTTAGCATAATGATAACTACTATCAGGTTGACCTTCATCATAAAAATCCCTAGATTTTTGTATATGTTTTTTTAAAGCATCTTTATTCTTTTCGTTCTGCCCAAAACAGAAAAGTGGCATTATTAAAATAAGTAGGAAGTACTTTAAATTCATAAGATCAGTAATTGACAATTTAAAGATAAGTCAATATTATGAATATAAATTAGCGAGCTACATAATTCTGTGCATGTTTATTAGCGTAATCGCTAGGACTACAATTGTAAACTTCCTTAAAACATTTTGCAAAGTAAGAATGGTCATTAAAACCAACAGAATAGCCGACTTCGGACATATTGATATCAGACGTTTTTAAGAATTGTGTAGCTAATTTAAGGCGTTGGGAGCGAATAAACTCAGATGTTGAAAGTCCCGTTAAGGCCTTTAGTTTTCTGTGCAATTGCATACGGCTCATACCAACTGCTTCTGAAAATTCTTTAACATTAAAAGAAGGATCAATGAGATTTTTATCTAAGGTAGTCTGTACTTTTTCAAGAAATTTCTCATCTAAATTGGTAAAGGCGATATCTTTTGGTAGCAATACCAATTCTTGGCTGTAACGTAATTGTAGTTGTCGTCTAGATTCAATTAGTTTTTCGACTTTAAGAGCTAGCAATTTCTTATCAAAAGGTTTGGTGATATAATCATCTGCACCTGTATCTATACCTTTAAATTGACTTTCTACTTCTGCTTTTGCAGTTAATAATATAATCGGAACATGTGCCGTACGCTCATCAGTTTTTAAATCTTCCGTCAAGGTAATACCATCTTTTTCTGGCATCATAATGTCCGAAATGATAAGATCTGGAATGTGCTCTAATGCCAATTCTACACCAATATTTCCGTTAGGCGCAGTAATTACATTGTAACTATCTTCAAACGATTGTTTTAGTAAATTCCGTAAGTCAGTATTATCTTCAACAATTAACAATATGGGTAAGTCACTGTCTTTAAAAACGTCATCTTCTTCAATTGAAGTGTTGGTATATAACGGAATTCCTTTTTCAATTTTAGTATTTGAATTAACGATTACTGTATCGTTTTTAAAGCTCTTTTTGTCAATGGAAATGTGAAGTTGAAATGATGTTTCTTCATTTGGATTGCTTTTTACTTCAATTTTTCCATTATGCAACCCTACCAATTCCTTCACCAAGGATAGACCAATTCCTGAGCCTTGATTTTGTTCATTGGTTTGGTAAAAACGCTCGAAGATATTATTCAATTCAAAAGGTGTTAAGCCTTTTCCGGAATTCTTTACGGTTAAAAATAGTTTATGGTTTTCTATATAAGCTTTACACGAAACCTTACCATTTTCTGGTGTATATTTTAAAGCATTGGATAATAAATTAATTGTAATTTTCTCTACCGCATCTTTATCATACCAAACTGCTTCTAAACTTTGTTCTACACCAATAGTATAAGTAATATTCTTCTGCTTTGCATAATAAGAAAAGGATTCGCTAAGTGCTGAAATAAGTTGTAGTACATTACCTTGCTGAATATGCAATTTTAAGTGACCTTCATCTATTTTAGACAGATCTAATAATTGATTCACGAGTTCTAAGAGACGTTCGGAATTTTGTTTGGCAACGGTAAATTGCTTTCGTTTTTTATCAGATATTGTGTCGTCCGCTATCATGTCGTCAATGGGAATAGATATTAGGGTTAATGGTGTGCGGAACTCATGCGAAATATTAGTGAAGAAATTGGTTTTCAGTGCATCTATCTCTTTTAATTTTGTGTTGGTTTTTTTACGATTCCTGTAAAGAAAATAAACAAATAATCCTGCGATGGAAACAATACCTATACCACTCAAAAGTAAATTTCTTTGATTCTTTTTTTGTTGCTCTACAGTTTCGTTTTGGGATTT encodes:
- a CDS encoding tail fiber domain-containing protein, whose product is MKKEIITLVFALFIAISSYSQAIGVGINYKAVIKNSNGNVVSEQPISVRFSILDRTVPANIMYRETHNITTTSNGIIVLVIGEGTIESGLFYGLDWGVDLYLLQVDIDIENDGSYVSLDPQPFHKVPYASYAHAAYRAEVAETAYNVTGLEKITESGNTGWRLVDRNPTNYGSIGSGAIDLSYSDRNAAEERGATGLYSTAIGYNTRASEYNSVAIGNFANASDTNSIAIGSGASASGGGSIALGSYTLASGSSSTAMGDNTNASGTNSTAMGIKTTAQSYAEIAIGSYNTSYVPSNTSNWNEDDRLFVIGNGQSPSTTNNALTILKNGNTSVGGDNPESLLEVTHKNGAPISNLRNAFSIRNSDTNHSWQFYTATYLNLYKDGIFKGSWNSNSGAYVQASDRRVKKDITALENGTLNKVMQLNPVSYLMKDQTDTKRNLGLISQEVKDIFPSITHYVKDSDLLALSYTELIPVLIKAMQEQQAIIEGQNKQIEALSIDNSLLKEKDVIQDKSIEALVGRLNLLESKSTH
- a CDS encoding tail fiber domain-containing protein, translated to MKTLITLVVALLISISSFAQQGINYKALIKDSSGNVLSSTYMTVQFTVHANAATGTIVYQEDHNYTTDSNGLIVLNIGTDNSPTVGVFADIDWSTDLHFLQTTITYSGGTIEFDATEFMAVPYAKHAETAANIFSGDYNDLSNQPTINSPSGLEQITQNSNTGFRLIDRDQNRYEPIGYNAVDLSLVDGNGTERFGAKGNFSVAMGRETKAIGLSSIAMGFGTLALGLNSTATGNSTNASGNNSTAMGNRTTASSFAETTLGSYNTSYTPNSTTSWDGDDRLFVVGNGRGPLITGDPDRSDALIVLKNGKVITGGALIIQNSFEATSSWRLETRPNGSLSLYRNGDYRGFFSESTGNYSSISDRRTKKDITAIENGTLNKVMQLNPVSYIMKDQKDTKRNLGLISQEVQDIFPSITTYVEESDLITLSYTELIPILIKALQEQQVIIEAQKAKDVIQDQSIEDLVVRLNLLESKSNN
- a CDS encoding response regulator, producing the protein MNLKYFLLILIMPLFCFGQNEKNKDALKKHIQKSRDFYDEGQPDSSYHYAKIGYNLAKELKEDSLQVEIVSLLSAFEPDLEKGLYYLKESESLAIKNKHWKSLEGIYFARGALYYHRTKDESALVHYLKLDSLLEVRNDDIFLAAMNKVNIINVLYDSQTANDTSFFPQMNKHIKDGLQLVNDGLKVGEDSLKFYNAYYLNVPAAILYEKKAYVHVQRKEPQEAIGNYKKALSNTGYVDSNFTGNDLRKSLIYNGLANLYESEQQKDSAMYYYKQELIAINKTTDTLRQAISNYKIAEFYNNNNNPKTALIHLNTSQALMENAYFVREEHKYKIQEIYASVYYNLGNYKKAFEASEKARQYLNAIQTEFNRENVSELETKYQTEKKEQEINLLKSQKEIVEQQKTNQKNILLSAIALTTIAGLFLFFLYRNRQKTNTKLTELDALKSNFFTNISHEFRTPLTLISSPIDELLAEDSISDKKRQQFTVAKQNSERLIELVNQLLELSKIDEGHLKLQLQEGNVLQLISALSESFNYHAQQKNITYQIDIPQAKEAVWFDKRAIEKITINLLSNALKYTPEHGTVSCKAYIENNKLFFNVKNSGKGLTPYELNNIFERFYQTNEQNQGSGIGLSLVKELVALHKGNIEVQSVPNEETIFQINISIDKNNFKNSAIIVTSNTKSENGIPFYSNTSNEEDENLIDSELPMLLIVEDNDDLRDLLKQAFEDNYNVITASNGSIGVEQALEHIPDLIISDNMMPEKDGMALTEDLKNDERTAHIPIILLTAKAGVESQFKGIETGADDYITKPFDKKLLILKVEKLIASRRQLQLRYSQELVLIPSDIAITNLDEKFLKKVETILEKKLIEPSFNVLEFSEAVGMSRMQLHRKLKALTGLTASEFIRSQRLKLAAQLLKSSEINISGVGYSVGFNDHSYFTKCFKEVYNCTPTEFAKRS
- a CDS encoding response regulator, with the protein product MKYLSLFFFLFLSSYSSAQKVEIVKALTERDSIAYQKLKQQFAKYINSAPDSSLIYASKIKKFSSDRNYAIGIVEAPYFKANYFRRIQQLDSAVFYFDVSSKLAKSYNYPRGIALSQNGLCRIYYFLGQSENAVKACTECLDVAIEMDDLMIVTDTYTAFGNIYSRQNNMKMAIHYYLKADSIHSKTPQRPDVIAATYQSLGTIYEELKDYDTAIKYFTKANNEFKKIPANVTFYLNTTDLHLGAAYYHKGRLELADSLLQNTYTYFKSIKDEGYVARNSTYLGLISLNKDNLDQAEQYLTEGFQLHKDKLFSYETALAAHELGKLYIRKKEPQKAIYYFNQLLLNYNDDANTLLQQETIKGLSEAYALNMDYANAYKTLEHSYNLKDSLNNSHNLASIREIDTKYQTEKKEQQINLLKSQNETVEQQKKNQRNLLLSGIGIVSIAGLFVYFLYRNRKKTNTKLKEIDALKTNFFTNISHEFRTPLTLISIPIDDMIADDTISDKKRKQFTVAKQNSERLLELVNQLLDLSKIDEGHLKLHIQQGNVLQLISALSESFSYYAKQKNITYTIGVEQSLEAVWYDKDAVEKITINLLSNALKYTPENGKVSCKAYIENHKLFLTVKNSGKGLTPFELNNIFERFYQTNEQNQGSGIGLSLVKELVGLHNGKIEVKSNPNEETSFQLHISIDKKSFKNDTVIVNSNTKIEKGIPLYTNTSIEEDDVFKDSDLPILLIVEDNTDLRNLLKQSFEDSYNVITAPNGNIGVELALEHIPDLIISDIMMPEKDGITLTEDLKTDERTAHVPIILLTAKAEVESQFKGIDTGADDYITKPFDKKLLALKVEKLIESRRQLQLRYSQELVLLPKDIAFTNLDEKFLEKVQTTLDKNLIDPSFNVKEFSEAVGMSRMQLHRKLKALTGLSTSEFIRSQRLKLATQFLKTSDINMSEVGYSVGFNDHSYFAKCFKEVYNCSPSDYANKHAQNYVAR